From Toxorhynchites rutilus septentrionalis strain SRP chromosome 2, ASM2978413v1, whole genome shotgun sequence, a single genomic window includes:
- the LOC129766518 gene encoding LOW QUALITY PROTEIN: uncharacterized protein LOC129766518 (The sequence of the model RefSeq protein was modified relative to this genomic sequence to represent the inferred CDS: inserted 1 base in 1 codon; substituted 1 base at 1 genomic stop codon), producing MDLKHLTPEELNFELMVRTVKGLRGQDYKGKMSRLFELLSKEDTEGTPAPTSSTHVLPDVDSIYQCQAKLPPILQAVESALRQKDELQAKICRSRLMHYKFRLSIISDPMITSSAMKTLTKIDSTLDKLNEFLANLIGEIAEEKELRKNPDEIPGDTDTQQRLKITQLQSSLKESSHHQQLLEQESQQQLYQQEMQQQKVQPMSEEAYEQRQYQQIQEPQAAAHLHQQQLHNEQQFKLQQQRHEQQLQQALHQMQQQHQRLEQQLHQEQVRRQGIEQQLXQLNQRIPVAGLRSNNAISSHWDPHQQNHPSFLQQVPEMDNIPPHLRDDFLRFLTSRNRPSTPRTSIQHSIANRFTQPVHKWPFEYAGQSNIIQLGEFLNQVNTYADMEGMDEQTLLRSIKYLLKGXALQWYTRSYLTLTTWEIFKTEIKQEFLSPNYSEIVKQDLYLRFQGPNESFTSFYRDLVAAFEIVEPAISESEKLFIIKSHLNSDFSPIAAASRACKVRDLVAVCKDFEVSRSYSSRGRTSTTFRTVWTKPESSGFQRPTTGRMDTANRPMFNRQPYNTAQVHAMELNQDIDEELDSADIQGREAFQQDMAFRNETAANTAQEVNAVRGLNNWREESSSNTRDHLVRENNIKRNMAQENNINRNLIPVILCWQCDNPGHTYLNCSHPKRFLFCYSCGKKGCTTRNCEACILRWRQLDSRNNSKNLGNRNRENPQ from the exons ATGGATTTGAAGCACCTCACGCCAGAGGAATTGAACTTTGAACTGATGGTGAGAACAGTGAAAGGATTGAGAGGACAGGATTATAAGGGAAAGATGTCAAGGTTATTTGAATTGCTGAGCAAAGAAGATACTGAAGGAACACCTGCACCCACATCATCAACACACGTTTTGCCAGATGTTGACAGTATATATCAATGCCAAGCGAAGTTGCCTCCAATTCTACAGGCTGTGGAATCCGCTCTACGACAAAAGGATGAGCTCCAAGCGAAAATATGTAGATCCAGACTGATGCACTATAAATTCAGGCTATCCATCATATCGGACCCAATGATAACTTCCAGCGCTATGAAGACGCTGACCAAGATTGACAGCACTCTGGATAAACTCAATGAGTTTCTAGCCAACTTGATAGGTGAAATTGCGGAAGAAAAAGAACTTAGAAAGAACCCCGACGAGATACCGGGAGATACGGACACGCAGCAGAGACTAAAGATCACGCAGCTACAATCAAGTTTGAAGGAATCGTCTCATCATCAACAGCTGCTAGAGCAGGAGTCCCAACAACAACTATATCAGCAAGAAATGCAGCAGCAGAAAGTACAGCCGATGTCGGAAGAAGCGTATGAACAGCGGCAGTATCAACAAATACAGGAACCACAAGCCGCAGCACATTTGCATCAGCAACAGCTGCACAATGAACAACAGTTCAAACTACAACAACAAAGACACGAACAACAACTGCAACAAGCACTGCATCAGATGCAGCAACAACATCAGCGTTTAGAACAACAACTACATCAAGAACAAGTTAGACGGCAGGGAATCGAGCAACAGC ACCAATTAAACCAACGTATTCCTGTAGCGGGGCTCCGAAGCAACAATGCAATCTCATCACATTGGGACCCACATCAACAAAATCATCCTAGTTTCCTACAACAGGTCCCAGAAATGGACAATATTCCACCTCATTTGCGGGATGACTTCCTACGGTTCCTAACATCTCGAAATAGGCCTAGTACACCGAGAACATCAATTCAACACTCAATTGCAAACAGGTTCACACAACCAGTGCACAAATGGCCATTCGAATACGCTGGTCAATCGAACATCATCCAGTTGGGAGAGTTCCTGAATCAAGTTAATACCTATGCAGATATGGAAGGGATGGATGAGCAAACTCTGCTACGATCCATCAAGTATTTGCTCAAGGGATGAGCGCTCCAGTGGTACACTCGATCGTACCTCACTCTTACAACTTGGGAAATATTCAAGACGGAGATCAAGCAAGAATTCTTATCCCCTAATTATTCCGAAATCGTAAAGCAAGACCTATACCTGCGCTTCCAAGGGCCAAACGAGTCATTCACCAGCTTTTACCGTGACTTAGTAGCTGCTTTCGAGATTGTTGAACCTGCGATTTCGGAATCTGAAAAACTGTTTATTATTAAGTCCCACTTGAACTCCGACTTCTCACCAATTGCTGCGGCTTCAAGGGCGTGCAAAGTTCGCGATTTGGTCGCTGTTTGCAAGGACTTCGAAGTTTCCAGATCCTACTCATCTCGAGGTCGTACTTCTACCACATTTCGCACCGTGTGGACCAAACCTGAGTCCTCGGGTTTCCAACGTCCCACAACCGGCAGGATGGACACGGCAAATCGGCCAATGTTCAACAGACAGCCATACAACACAGCTCAGGTCCACGCGATGGAGTTGAACCAAGACATTGATGAAGAGTTGGACTCAGCAGACATCCAGGGACGAGAAGCTTTCCAGCAGGACATGGCGTTCAGGAACGAAACGGCAGCTAATACCGCCCAAGAGGTTAACGCTGTCCGAGGACTAAATAACTGGAGAGAAGAATCGTCATCCAATACGAGAGATCATCTCGTCAGGGAAAACAACATAAAGAGAAATATGGCCCAAGAAAATAACATCAACAGAAATCTCATCCCGGTCATACTATGTTGGCAATGTGACAACCCTGGTCATACCTACCTAAATTGTTCACACCCAAAACGTTTTCTGTTTTGCTACAGTTGTGGGAAAAAAGGCTGTACGACGCGCAATTGCGAAGCTTGTATTCTGCGATGGAGGCAACTGGATTCTCGGAACAACTCCAAAAACTTGGGAAACCGGAACAGGGAGAACCCGCAGTAA